AAAAGACAGGACTGCCTCCCAGGGCCGTCAGGTCCTGGCATGGAACAGTGGTTACCAGCATCCTCTGCGTAGGTGGAGTGCGGGGACGTGGAGAGGCGCTGCCCCACGGTGGCAAACCTGAAGTGGATTAGAGGAAAGCAGGCAGTATACAGGGAAGCAAGTTGTGGTCTGGGTGAACAGGGACATAGGTTTAAAAAAACACGTGTACATCTACACATACGGGTATACGAGATCCTCTGTGTGTAAGATCTGGAAGCACTCCCGCCCCCACACGAGCACAGCGCCTTGCGGCTGCAAGGCAGAACGGGCCTTACCGGGATCTGCTGGATCTCTCCTGTGTTTGTGATGATCTGCTGCATCACCTGCATGGTCTGTCCGGTGCTGCTCTGGGCCTGCTGGGCTTGACCCTGTGGCTGAGCCTGGACAATCTGCACCTGCTGACCTTCTCCAACCTGCATGGTCACAGGTGTGGTCTAGAGAGGAGTTATGAGAAAAGAGGATTCAGCTCGAGATTAGAGCCACTGCGCTTACCAAGGGGTTAATAACGACCAATTAACTGGGAGCAAACCCCCTCCACGGACACCCAAACTCACCTTAACACTATTTAGCAATACTCAGCGTACAGGGCACTGCTAAAGTTACTCTCCAAGACAAAAGATGGGAGAAAGCCACGCAGATGTTTAGGCTCATGGTACAGAATATTTGCCCAAGCCCCAAACACCTCTATGCTTCAAATACTGCAATCTTTCAGAGCTCTTGCAACGAAAGAAAGGCACATCCAAtacaaaagaatcaaaagcaaCCGTGACAGTTCATTTGAGAAATGGCCAAAGTCAGGTCTGGAGCAGGTGGATTTGGAGAGCAAACTGAATGGAAAGCGGGGTCAGTACGAATTTACTAGGTTCAGGATCCTGGACTCCATTCCAGGCATGCAAGACACTGGGAGGAAACTAAGGCGCACGCTGGCTGCACTCAAGCAGCAGAGCAGTGCCAGCCCACACCGGCCAGCTGGCTGCTCTGGATCCAGCACGGCTTCCCACGGGAGAGGCAAACGCCACTAAGATGTGGATGTTAACTGAGGCCACCCCTAAGTCACAGAATTTAATAAAGCGAGGATTTTATCTTTCCAGAAACAAGAATCTCAGATGTAAGAAAATTCTGTCTACCACACACGACCTGGCAGGTTCCGTGTCTCTCACACAAACTTAGTGGGTTGCAGTCCTATGAAACTTACTCCTTTGAGAGACGGTAGACGTGAACTGTCAAAAGGGTTGGTCGGTCACTTGTTCAAAATCTTAAAACTTTAGCCCCAGATGTGACCTTTACAGATTACCTAGAGCAGTGGGCACAGCACACGGTTcatgtggtgggggtggggtggtagtGGCACATGGCAATGGAGGGGTCAGGGGGTGGCGGTCATGGGAGTGGCAGGAGGGTGGAATCTTTTAAACTACACTCACACCCCCAATGCCCCAATTTGGGTATGGTCCCGTCCCACTCTGAATTAAGAATTACCTCAGTAAGACGACTCTGGGAATCTCAGTGAATCTGGGCTTCTACTGATGTTGTTATTCTGATGCTCTCAGACTTTGCCTGCATACGTATACTACGCATCTAGTTACAGGAGAAGGGGATGTGTCCCAGGAACTATAGAGGAGATGCAGGGGACTGCTAAGGAAGGAGAAATTACTATGAACTGGACACAGCGGGTAAAGAGGACAGAGGGATCTCTGTAAAAATACATGCGGTAGGCCAGGACAACAGGAAACACCTCCTGTTCTCTCACACCACGATTTTCAACTCAGCCTATTCTAGTCCAACCTCCAGGAATAGAAGTTTCCAATTTTATGACAGAACGCACAGGATTCACTTTACCAAAATATGCTTTCCTTCCAACTTTAATATGTGTTCTGTCCCGCAAAGGTTATCTGAACTCAACCTGAATCATTACTACAGGCCTAAGCAGGGGTGATACAGCACAAGGCCACCCTGAACCAGCAGAACAGAGAACCACAGctaggagacacagagagaggccaACTTCCCCATCCCCACAAGCCTCACCAGCTCCAAGCTGAGAAGTCTGGGGTGGCAAAGAGAATAGATGAAATTCTTGCTgactaaaaaaaatgtatactgcCAACTCATCACTGTACTTTACCAACTCAATTTCCCCAAGAGGATTTCCACGGTATTTCTGAGTCATTTCAGGAAAATGAAGGCTTGTGCTAGTTGGCAGCTGTCAAATCACGTATGGCGTGTGCCCTGCTGTCAGGACACAACAACCACGACGAGCTTCTTAGATGTTGAGTCGATGAGAGCCAGCGCTTCGTAGACTCCCTCAAAGTTTGCTCTGTGGAGGGATAAAGCTCTCACCACTGCAGAGGCACAAGCCTTGGCCAAAGAAGATCCCTTAGGCATCATGGTACAGTGAACGCCTTGAAGCAGGGACTAGGCTGTGATCATCTTTGAACCCCTCCTGCCCGGCACAGTGTCTGGCAAAGAGCGAGCACCCTAAAACTTGTTATACGGATAAAAAAGGGAGCAGGGAATAAATCCTAAAATCATAATTAATAGTTAAATCTACCTCCGTCATCGTTTTTTCCTTCTAGGCAAACCCAGATCCTTACCAGCATACACAAGACTATCTAGCATGTGTCCTCTGCCTCTATTTTCAGACTTGCCTAGATGTCCCCATGCTGACTGCACCCTCCCACCACTCCCGGTGCGGGTTCCCACCTCCAAGCCTTTGCTTGTGCTATGCTACTGGGAAAGCCCTCCTTGCCCTCCTTGCCCTCTTTATCTGATTCATTGCCACTGTTCTCCCTCTAAAAGTTGGATTATTCCCTTTCGGGAACCTTCTCTGACATCCACTTCTACCACCTCTCACATTTTTGTTAGGTATCCCTTTTGATGTGATCCCTTAACACCCTTTACACAGCCCTAAGAATATTTCTACACTTCTCAGGTGGTGGTGGTATGACCTTTAAGTAATTGTACCCTACTAGTttgtggaaattctttttttttttttaatgtttatttatttacttatttatttattgagagagacagacagacagacagacagcaccaGCAGGAgtgagcgcatgagcaggggaggggcagagaaagagaaggagagagagaatcccaagcaggctccacactgtcagcacagaggccggtGTGGGGTTCGATCCTACTaactgtgagagatcatgacctgagctgaaatcaacagtcaggacgcttaaccaactgagccacccaggcactccgactgtgaaaattcttaaaaataggGACTGTTTTATTCATGCTTATATTCCAGGCACATAGGATAGGACTCAATCTTTGGTGAATAAATTAATGCTTGTCAGGGAATCTGGAGTCAGAGCTCAGAGAACAGAGTTTTCCACAGCCTCCCGTGATCCCCAACAAGCATGGATGTTACTGCTTTCACAACAATACCACTGGGGGGAGGGAATATTCTGGTTGCTACTGTAAAAAGATCACTTGACACAACTATGGTGTGACAGAGAAATgacagggagaagaggaggggaagtaCGCAAACTGGAAATGATGCCTGATCTCTTCCTTAGAGGTACAACAAATCCTAGTTCCGGTGCAGACACAGGCATGGGGTCCACTTGTAATACCTCCCATGGGGATGTTACTACTCTTCGTGGGGGCATGATATagacttttttccttccaaaatgtTTTAGGTCATAGGGATCCTGGAGAGCATCTTCTCACTGCAATCTCATGTGACCCGTGAGGAAACCAGGACCCAGAGAGGTCAGGGTGACATGTCACTCTGGTGGCTGAATCTGGGGAGAAGCCCAAGTTTCTAGACTTCAAACTTGGTGTCGTAAAACGACCGGCCTGCTCCTCTGCCCCGGCCGTGCTCTCCCCAACCTAAGCGGTGCCGTGTTGCCGGTGGGCGCCCTCTGCAGCTCACAGACCTGGCCCTGCTGAGGCTGCGCGATGATGATCTGCCCAGGCTGGATGGTGGTCGTGGAGCTGGTGGTCTGCTGGCCCTGCTGCTGCCCCTGGACTTGCACGGCAGCGGGCTGCTGAGCCAGTGTGAAGTAGTACTGGACAGGCTCGGCGGGAGTCACGGACTGGCGCACCTCCTCCTGTGGGGTAGAAGGAGCAGCAGGTAAGAGGAAAAGAACTGACTCAGCAGCCGCCACAGTGAATTTCCATTCTTCCCCCAAACGGACTCTGTGCAGTTGCCTGCTGAATGCTGAGCTCTCCACATTTGAAGCCAAGGGAAAGTGGAATTCGAAGAGACCAGTTGTgctaaatcaaactaaaaataaCAGATTCCATAGGCTTCACAAAACATACAGCCAATTTTCTGAAGTACAGAGTAATCACCCATTGCGTGATGAGTTGCAAATGGGCAAATAATTACCGTAACTAAAAACCACGCACCAGCAGTGTCTGTCAGTAAACGCTGTCAAGGCCTGTGATCTGCAAACGGTGCTAATTGCGAGCACTGGGAAGATGCTACCCAAACATCAGGCTCTCATCTCAGGCCAGCCCCCAATCTCCCCAGTAGGCAGCACTCTCCTTATTTGGTTCCTGCCAGCTCTggagggacagagcagggaaAAGGGAAACAGGGCTTTCCCTGGGCTGGAACTTCAGAATTGAGTGTCAGGATTGAGAGCACTGGTAGGTAAGTGCCTAGCTTTTCACAGCACATCAAGAGCTCCGTGGTCACTGAAGGCACATCTGTCCAGCGTCAGGTCTGGTTCTGGTTGTACTTAGCCACAGAAGCGCAACCCAGGGGGCCTGAGGGACAGCTCTCCGCTGGGGGGCGGCCTTGGCTGACTAGGGAGGTCGCATTCTGTCCAATGTGCGGGATGAAGAGACTGTTCCTTCTTCAGCTGACGTTTTCCATGGCAGAAGGAGTAAACAACCCTCTCCCAGCCACCTTGAGCTCACAGCTGAGAGTGTAGGATGTTTACACACACTACAACATGGTTAGAGCCTGAGGGTCCGGGGTTGACCGGCCCCCGACCACTGACACAGAGATCGGCGTCTGCTCCGGAGGGCCCTGCGACACACGGTGCCCCTGCCTGggacaacaaaaacaacagaaacatacAACCACTTGGGTTGACTGAGCAGAAAATTTGCTTCATTTACCCAATTCCTTGTTCTGGGCTAAGTATGCCAGGctcaagaagagaggaaaagacactTCTTCAAGGTATAGAGGCACTGTGGGCTGCCTCAAAGTTCCCCAAAATGACAATGACACAGCCGGTATTGACCCCATACCCTCACTATGTTAGGTGCCCCAATCTATGTTGTGCAGTCCTTTCCTCACTACACTTTGTTTTGCTTGCTTGTCAAGTGCCCTCCCTACTTGAGTGGAAGCCCTATGAGGGCTTAACTCTTGCTCTCCACTGTTCCAGCCATTCATTCCCTTGTAGGTACTTAGTAAGAGGTTGCTGAATGATGGATGGATTTATAGAGCCAGGCAGACAGCTGCAGGTaggaaagtgcttttttttttttttttttttttttttttttttttttaagtaagctctatacccagaatggggcttaaactcacgaccccaatatcaagagtcacatgctttattgactgagccagccaggcacccgggAAAGTGCTTTTTAGCTTAAGTTAGTGTATGACAGTCTCTTGAACCCAACAGCTATTACCATCAGAAAAGAGTAGCTACACTCTCTTTTGTTACCTCTAGGATTTTGTGGTCATGGTGTGGGGAGCTCATGTCCCCTACAGAACAGGCCTTGCCTGGTGACTGGGGGCCCAGGATACTAGGACTGTTGACATCCAGGCTTTGAGGAACTGGGGTCTTGGCATGACAAGATTCCCTAACGACCACCCACCCAGCCTCAGCAGACACTTCTAACATTCTGGATTTCTAAGCTAGTTCTCAAACAAGAACGAATTTTCTAGGTTAATGCAGTCTGTGCTTTAGACCCAAACAATCTGAACCCTGACCATAACCAtgctgaggaagaagaaaaaggaggtcCCCTTTATTTTCACTGAGGTCTCAGTTTCCAGAACAATGTAACTGTGACATCATCACCATCTCCATTTCAACTCAACTTTCACCATTATAAATAAAGGCCAGCCTGTCAATTAGCTCTTGGCTGTGGCAGGGATAAATACAGATACCCTCCCTTAACCAAGAAACAAAGGCCAACAACTCTTTTCAAAGCTCCTGAAATAGGttcaacatatttattttccactGAGAATGcccttctcattttataaaaaaaacatCCATCACTGTAGTCTAGACCTAACTTACAAAAGCTCTTGGGTAATGAGAGGGTGTAGAGAACCaagaaccccccaccccccaccgccacaACCAACTTGAAGGAagtcagggaggagggagaaactgGCACCTCCCAGCCCCAACCTGTGATTGCTCTGTCTCCAGTTATCTCTGACTGCAACTGGTCTACAAGTGAATATAGTCTTTTTGCCAGACAAAAAGCAAACCCTTTAAGCATCCCTTTCAAAAGCCAAAATACTCCTTGCCAAAAACTGTGACAGCAGGTAAAAAGCTTCCCCTAAACTGACCATCACTCCCCCTTAAGTTGTTTATGAACTAGGCAGTGTCTAGGTCACTCTGAGAGTACCAAGTAGAGGCGCCTAGGTTTGTGTTGTGAGGACCAGGCGAGATTGTTCTCGAATCACTGGAATGGAAGGAGGCACATCTAAGGTTCTTCTGCATTATGAAGACTCATCCGGCCAATGGAGGGCAAGCTAGCAAGGGAATGATTATGCTTGGTTTAAAGAAATGGGTgaagagaaaatgacatttcaatGGGCAGGAACTTTCAACTCATAGCTTTAGTGGAGCAGAAGTCAGCCTCAACTATTCTCTGCTTCTAAATAGCCTTTACTGGCTTCCccaaagaacaagagaaatttCCAAGCATTTCTTGAGAAGTCAAGGACCTTAGATCTACAATTCAGTATTTCTGGCTAGTTTCTCTCCCCAGCAGTGGGAAATCACCCCCTGCGCTAGGACAATCTCTGAATGACTGGATCAATCCAGAATGGGGCACTTGCCCAGCTTTCGCAGTGGCCTCCCTGACCAGAGGGCTTACGCCTGGAATCTTTTCAGAAGTGGTGACTGACAAATGTCAGAGAATGAGCAGCATCCCAGGGGCATCActacagagttgtgcagccagccccaaactgaaaaaagTACATTTGCTTCAGTAGCCAGAAATGAACTGCTGCCTCCTTCAGAAAGGGTGAGTTTTGGAGAGTAGGCGCTTTTAAAGGACTTAAGGAGGTGCCAGCCAATTTGGAGCTTGGGAAAACTTTGAGTCTACAGAGGATTAAAAGTGCTATCTTAGAATTTCAGGCCAGCTTTCAGCAATCTCAACCTTTCAAAGGCCAGGCAGCAGCTGTCCCCAACAGGACGCCAATCAATGGCTTGAACACCTACAAAGACCTGAATCCAGGCAGCAAGGAGCTGTTTCAGCTAGACATACTTTAAAAGGAGATGGATCACAGCATTGTGAGCCGGGCTAGGATGGAACAAGGAACTGTCTGACACCCTGAGTCAGTCAGGCACCGAGGGCTTGAGGAAGGGACAGGACATGACCCTTCCCTGCAGCCAGCTGGTTCAGCAGACGGCCcatagagaacaagcaggagttAGCACAAGGCCTGACTTTGTCACAGAGCTCAACACCTTGTTTTTAAAGGGGGCTTCTGGAACAAATTCCAACAAGGAGAGCAGGGGTATGGTAGCATTTGTTTTGGGGGAAGAGAAGTAGTCGGAGTTCTTGCTGTAGTGACTTCTCAGAGAGGAGGGAAACACCCCAAGAGGAGGAACTGAGCCTGTGGGCACAAACCTGCAATTGTCTCAAAGGCGATGCGCAGCGGGGGGACGACCGTGGCAGCCTGCCGCTGTAAACATCCGACTGAAAGCTCCTCTGAACACCTTACAGCTTCCAGTCAAGGATGTTTACAGTAGCAAAGACTGCCCAGAAAGAACGGAGCCGCAGTGAGGCACCTGCTCTAGtaaggaggggacagaggatttgctGATCCAAAGGCCCCCAGGCAGGGTCAGGATTACAGGTGTCCTTTAAGATGCCCACTTCTATACTTCCTGACTGATTATTAGTATGAGACAGCATAGGACAATGGTTGTCACTGAATGACTCTGTTCTAAGgataatatattatgaaataattcattcaaaacacttaaaattttattaaccaAATAAAGCGAGGAGAACAAGGCACGGCTTTGTTCCTGTCAGACCCTGCCACTATTCCCCAAGTGTCTCTACCACACCGACTGAGTCATGCAATCCGTGTGCCTCAGACAATGAGCTCTACAGGAAAGGGGTCTATTACAACTGCAGTTAAGAGCTTTTATGCACCCAAGGTGCTGAAAAGACAATCAGTGTGGCCTttggagaggggcaggcagaagagagggaaagacagatattCACATTCTTTCTCATGACTGCTCAGAAAACGGTTTAagtggtggttctcaaacttgggtGCACGTTAGGCACATCTGAAAAGCTCGACAAAGCCTGGGCCTCCCCGTCAGATTCTGACTCAGCTGGTGTGGGGTGGGGCCCGGAcactagtatttttttaaaccctaACAGGTGATCTAATGGATAGCCAGAGCACTATATAGAGAACCGCAAACCAGAGTAAGAGAAAACCAAAGTCCATTCAAATACCACTGGGCACACAGAGAAGCTGTTTCTTTGTATCTGGAAAATCTAAAATCTGTGCCTTGCTGGGAATGTTCTCCCATCCCAGATTAAGAATTCTGAGAAATTCCCTAGGATACCTTGAAATGAGCTTCACTTTCCTGTTTGTAACTTGTCTTTAACTTTCATTTTGTCTACTTtcactgaaataccacctcaGAGGCACTGAGTTAAAAGTATCCATAAATGAGTAACAGAGGGAGATGTTAAGGATGGATCTGgtctagagaaagaaaagcaaaaggaacagcaaatgacttgagagaggaaagggagcatATCTGACACCAGCACGCAAGGTGCTCTTTGGTCAGAAGCAGCAGCAATGCCTTCCCGGCTCACCTGACGCTTTGGAGGTTTCAGTTCATCTCTTGGAACAATATCGATGAGAAAGTCAAACTGATCAAATTTTGTAATTGCCATGGCGATATCATTCCTCTGTAACAAAGAAAAGCAGGGTGAAAAATTAGCCTGGGGAGAAACTAGTTCACCTGGCTTTACACCCTCCACGTTACAAGTAAGATAAGATGATGACTTCTAAGCCAAACTCAACAACCACAGCCAAGGCTATAGCTAAAGCAAGCACAGCCAAACTCATAAACTTCACATCAGACTTCACGGAAGATCTACATGTAGCTCATGCTCTACAAGCTAGGGATTTGAGCCTCCAACTACAACTATCACCTCTGCTGGATCCTACACCAGGCCTGCCCCACAATTGTTAAATTATCATCCTCCAGCTAAATTTGTACAAACCTAGCAATCTCAACTGGCAGGTTTCAAGGTTAGGCTACTATTCAATCTTATAATCTTTCTGAATCTCTATTGAAATCCTAATAgctttttacaattattttctagTCACTGGATCTATATGTTAGTTCCCACAAggctatgatttttattttggaattcaaAGTCACAATGTTAAATCCGTGGTTTATATCTTGTTTAATGTGATATGAATAAGGGGAAGTCTAAAGTTACTAGAATTGACTAATGATACCAAAACCAAGGCCTGTTCCAATGGAATTCTAAGAGTGATACTccctttctttaaataatttttaaaattttgtaattaaaaactaaCACATGATCCTTAAGATCTGTATATTTCATtgcatgaaaattttaaagcaaaaaaaaaaaaacaggaaaaagtagTGAACTCTAGTGAGTGATATACATATTGAAGTCTTGAGGGGAAAGTAAACTTTGAAATGCACTTAAAAACAGATGACTTGAtggacagagggacagacagataCGGGGATAAAGCAAGTAAACTTAACGGTAGGATCTAAGAGGTAAGTATACTGTAAACTTTGCTTATGTTTGAATGTTTTCGTAATAAAATGTTGGGGGGTAAATGAACATGGTAACAGAAATCCCTAGCAATCTCTCTATATATCACATCTTAAGAGAGGTGACTCACCAGACAAAACAAAAGGGgatggaaattttgttttttccttcccttgtctcTGTGATGGCCCCAAGCCACTGAAATGCAAAACTCCAATCCACCCTTCTTGCCAACCACCAGCTTGACAATAACCCTCCAACGGAAGCGGGGCGCATCTTAAGGCCGCCAGGTCTCATTTAAGATCGGTACGATACAGTATCACATTCCTGATGATGTCACCTACTCAAAGCTATCTAAACAGCTCATCTATGGATGGAATTGGGGgaacagtgggggtggggaacaaaagAACACCTCCAAACATACACCAAAGTGTGCTACAGTATTTTGGAAACACAAATATACTTAGagttggtcttttttttattttgcctttgttaaAGCCAGTAGTATTTTACTGAATACTCATATTCAGTAAAATACAGAAGTCTTGAGGacacagcttgatgaattttaataaatatatgtaccCACACAGCTATCAACCAGATAAGATTATAAAAAGTGTCCTTCTATCCCTTTCCAATCAACTGCCCTCCCCCCTGAATCTGAGGCAAGCACTACTCTGGTTTCTATCACCACAGATGGTGAGAGTATATGGAATCGTgtgttatataattttttcccctctggtttcttttgcttaacataataattttttcagatttcacccaCAGTGTACGGAACAacagttttttgttattgttgttgactAGTAATCCACTTTATGACTATAACCTTTTGTTTCTATATCCCCatcttgatggatatttgagttgtcTCCAGTTTTTGGCCATCATAAGTAAGCTTGTTATGAACATTCTTACACAATAACATCCACACTTCAGTGTGTATACGCAGGAGTAGAACGGCTGTGTCACACAGTGGGGATATGTTTAAGTTTATTGGAAAGTGCCAGTTTCCCGAAGCAACTGGACCACTTCACATCCTGACCAGCAGTAAGTACTATATGAGTTTCACTCACTCCActccctcaccaacacttggtattgccagtcctttttgttttagccattctagtggatgTAAACCAGTGTCTTGTTCTAATTTCTAGTTCCCAGGTGCCAATGATGCCGcacaccttttcatatgtttattggtcatttgggTATCTTTTTTGAAACACTGTCCAAGtatcttgctcattttttaatctggACTCATCTTGAAGACAGCTTTAACTGGATCTCTCTAGAGTCATAGGCTTCCTTCACAGCAGCATAAAGTAAGTTCTCAATGTCTAGCTGCATTAGAATGTAGGCTTCCCAAGGGTGTGGGGgttctttctgttttgtgtgaACACTGCTTGGCATACTgtgggtgttcaataaatacttgcagaATAAATAAGCACACATCTTCAATTTGGAGGTAAAGGGACGTTCACACACAATGtgaatgttgatttttaaaataaaaggaaaatgaaaaagaaaaggaaagggttCCCAGGAAGGCAGACAAGGAACAAAAAGGCAAATGAGGTAAGTGAGATGGATTCTCCCTGGGACTGCCCTCTCCTGGAGTCTCACAAGGCTTCCAACCAGAAGTTGTTTACATCTGGAAATAGATCAAACACTTGAGCCTCTGTCTATAGTCAAAGCTCACCAAGTGAAGAGTTCAGTCACTGAGCTGTGAAAAACGTGAGAATTGGCAATTAAGATTCTTGGTGGGGAAATACAATCATGGCTATAGAGTATGCCTGCCTCACAACAGTGGGAGGAATATGCCAATTACACACATCAGCTTGACAGAAACCTAAGGAAGAACAATCTTTGGTCCAAAACGATGCAAGAAAAGCAGACAAAGGCAAGGGCAGTTGCCTGCCCCCTTTCCCCATGTACGTCTACAACATTACCTGTAGAGTCCGGCGCTTGTTATCCTCCGTGTGGATCCAGGCTCGAAGAGTCAACTCTGTGATAAAAATCTGGGCTGCCTTGGCAAAGAGCACAGGGGCTTCTGCACTGATCATCTGCAACAGATGTAGGCCCTCCCTGTCAATCACCAGCATGTTATTCAAACCAGCCCACTTGTCCCTTGCCTCACGTCCTGCCATCGACGATGGGGTAAAGGCTGGAAAATGAGAAGGTGGCAGTCCCAAGAGATTCCAAGGTAAAGTAAATCCTTAAGAATCGGGCAAAGCAGAAagcaagtagaagaaaggaagagggaaaaagaatacTTTTCTAGCAACTACCACATACGTTCTTATTCTCGTAACAGACTTTCAAAGAAACCTAAAGAAACTAGGGTTTaggagaggtaaagtgacttgcccacggCCAAAGAGCCAGTTAAGTGGCAGCGTTAAGGTCCTAATCCAAGGACAGACAATGTGGGGAAAGATAATGAGTTTGAGAGCCAATGGATTTAGATAAAATTTCAGGCTTCCCATCCTTCTGGGTTTTACTTTTCACATACTGAAAAAGAAGACAACCTTTCAGTGTTGTTGTGGGAATCAAATGAGGTCATGTATATAAAAGCACCCAGCACAGGacctggcacttagtaagtgctcaagTAATGTAAGCTGCTTTGCCATGTCTGATTTCAAAGTTCAAGCTCTTGGTCAAACAAGGCTCTGAACCCTTGGTGAGCTGGTCTGTGCAGGACAGAGCCATGGAAAGAGCTCTGGAGTTAAGGAAGGAGAAGTGAGAgctaataaaagggaaaattgctGTGAACTGTTAGCTTTCTATACAAACACAAGGGACTATTAGTTTTCAGTGATAAGAagagtgaaggggcacctgggtagctcagttaagtgtccaactcttggtttcagctcaggtcatgatctcaccgtttgtgggatcgagccccacatggggctctgcactgacagcacagagcctgcttgagattctgggtctccctctttctctgcacccccgcccccaactcaCGTGTtatgtgtgccctctctctcaaaatgaatgaacttaaaaaaaagaaaaagctgtaagTGTTGCTCTCTTCCTGAGAGTTGAAATAGGAGGTGGGCGCCTAGGTATACAGAAATAGCCACCTGCAAGGAAACCTCACAGGTTGTCATTCATGTAAAACAGCTCACAGATTGAAAAATTAGAACAAGAGCAGTATCTTTATCAAGCATTTCTTAGAGCTTATATTGACAAACTAGAGATTGCAATAAAATGCTAACTGAGAAGATGGCACTGTCCTGCTGATATAATTTGTGTTTACCCTACACAGTGAAAAGGATG
Above is a window of Panthera uncia isolate 11264 chromosome C1 unlocalized genomic scaffold, Puncia_PCG_1.0 HiC_scaffold_4, whole genome shotgun sequence DNA encoding:
- the NFYC gene encoding nuclear transcription factor Y subunit gamma isoform X2, with product MSTEGGFGGTSSSDAQQSLQSFWPRVMEEIRNLTVKDFRVQELPLARIKKIMKLDEDVKMISAEAPVLFAKAAQIFITELTLRAWIHTEDNKRRTLQRNDIAMAITKFDQFDFLIDIVPRDELKPPKRQEEVRQSVTPAEPVQYYFTLAQQPAAVQVQGQQQGQQTTSSTTTIQPGQIIIAQPQQGQTTPVTMQVGEGQQVQIVQAQPQGQAQQAQSSTGQTMQVMQQIITNTGEIQQIPVQLNAGQLQYIRLAQPVSGTQVVQGQIQTLATSAPQITQTEVQQGQQQFSQFTDGQQLYQIQQVTMPAGQDLAQPMFIQSANQPSDGQAPQVTGD